From Bacillus basilensis, a single genomic window includes:
- the flhF gene encoding flagellar biosynthesis protein FlhF, with protein MESTEKKEALMRIKAASKNELYRKLFDQYGTDYYYVVDESVKRNIPFFWKKNYEMLVAFPEDKQEEEQEGITQFHEQLMDVVNEPSEQIVKANGIQSVLHNLENVTTSMSYAAMQTGNSEEWTRKKEKLLKLFEKGIVVVKQTEGTKVTKKQKAVKKVVPVKKEEVVVKKEKQESVPFIIQKVIRMLEQNDVEQYFIHAYAEKLKVKFENATMITEEDVIGYILEDMRSHFNTENVFEKEVQTIALIGPTGVGKTTTLAKMAWQFHGKKKTVGFITTDHSRIGTVQQLQDYVKTIGFEVIAVRDEAAMTRALTYFKEEARVDYILIDTAGKNYRASETVEEMIETMGQVEPDYICLTLSASMKSKDMIEIITNFKDIHIDGIVFTKFDETASSGELLKIPAVSSAPIVLMTDGQDVKQHIHIATAEHLAKQMLQTS; from the coding sequence ATGGAAAGTACAGAAAAGAAAGAAGCGTTAATGCGAATAAAAGCAGCTTCGAAAAATGAATTGTATCGAAAGTTATTTGACCAATATGGTACAGATTATTATTACGTTGTCGATGAAAGTGTAAAACGAAATATCCCGTTTTTTTGGAAAAAGAATTATGAAATGTTAGTTGCTTTTCCAGAGGATAAACAGGAAGAAGAGCAGGAAGGCATAACTCAATTTCATGAACAATTAATGGATGTTGTGAATGAACCTTCAGAACAAATTGTGAAGGCGAATGGAATTCAATCGGTATTGCACAATTTAGAAAACGTGACGACTTCTATGTCATACGCGGCGATGCAAACAGGAAATAGTGAAGAATGGACGAGAAAGAAAGAGAAACTATTAAAGTTGTTTGAAAAAGGAATCGTCGTTGTGAAACAGACGGAAGGAACGAAAGTAACGAAAAAGCAAAAAGCTGTGAAAAAAGTCGTTCCCGTCAAGAAAGAAGAAGTGGTTGTAAAAAAAGAAAAACAAGAATCTGTACCGTTTATTATTCAAAAAGTAATTCGGATGCTAGAGCAAAACGATGTAGAACAATACTTCATTCATGCATATGCTGAAAAGTTAAAAGTGAAATTTGAGAATGCAACGATGATTACAGAGGAAGATGTGATCGGGTATATATTGGAAGATATGAGATCTCATTTCAATACGGAAAACGTTTTTGAAAAAGAAGTGCAAACAATTGCTTTAATTGGACCAACTGGTGTTGGGAAAACGACGACACTTGCGAAAATGGCATGGCAATTTCACGGTAAGAAAAAAACGGTTGGTTTTATTACGACAGATCATTCGCGCATTGGAACAGTTCAGCAACTGCAAGATTACGTCAAGACAATTGGATTTGAAGTAATTGCTGTACGTGATGAAGCTGCAATGACAAGAGCGCTTACGTATTTTAAAGAAGAAGCGCGCGTCGATTATATTTTAATTGATACAGCTGGAAAAAATTATCGTGCGTCAGAAACAGTGGAAGAAATGATTGAAACGATGGGACAAGTAGAGCCAGATTATATTTGTTTAACGTTATCAGCTTCGATGAAAAGTAAAGACATGATTGAAATCATTACGAATTTTAAAGATATTCATATTGATGGTATCGTATTTACGAAATTTGATGAAACAGCAAGTAGTGGTGAGTTGTTGAAAATTCCAGCAGTATCATCAGCTCCAATTGTATTAATGACAGACGGACAAGACGTGAAGCAACATATACATATCGCTACAGCTGAACATTTAGCAAAACAAATGTTGCAAACATCATAG
- a CDS encoding flagellar basal-body rod protein FlgG: MNGLYIGSMGMMNYMQRINVHSNNVANAQTTGFKAENMTSKVFDVQDTYRRGDGAVTNIGSVDYAVVPAATHVNLIQGNIQMTNSDTDFFLDDGTAGTASFFVTSKNNETFLTRDGSFTLNSDRYLQTTSGAFVMGENNERIRIPEGAKVAVQADGTLYDAVTQNNIARLQTKTVGAEANNRLVQRENKSFTLAEGNIADLPNGVGTVKNYMLENSNVDMTKEMADLMTDQKMISASQRVMTSFDKIYEKEANEILR; this comes from the coding sequence ATGAACGGTCTTTATATAGGTTCTATGGGTATGATGAATTACATGCAGCGTATTAATGTTCATTCAAATAACGTTGCAAATGCTCAAACGACAGGATTTAAAGCAGAAAATATGACTTCTAAAGTATTTGATGTACAAGACACATATCGCCGCGGAGATGGGGCTGTGACAAATATCGGTTCGGTCGATTACGCTGTAGTACCAGCCGCAACACATGTGAACTTAATACAAGGAAATATACAAATGACAAATAGTGATACAGATTTCTTTTTAGATGATGGAACTGCTGGCACAGCTTCGTTTTTCGTTACATCTAAAAATAATGAAACGTTTTTAACGAGAGACGGTAGTTTTACATTAAATAGTGATCGTTATTTACAAACAACTTCAGGAGCTTTCGTAATGGGAGAGAATAATGAACGTATTCGTATTCCAGAAGGAGCAAAAGTAGCTGTACAAGCAGACGGTACGTTATATGATGCTGTAACACAAAATAATATTGCCCGCCTGCAAACAAAAACAGTAGGTGCAGAAGCGAATAATCGTCTCGTACAAAGAGAAAACAAAAGCTTTACACTAGCAGAAGGAAACATTGCTGATTTACCGAACGGAGTAGGGACAGTAAAAAATTATATGCTAGAAAATTCAAATGTAGATATGACGAAAGAGATGGCTGATCTTATGACAGATCAAAAAATGATTTCAGCGTCACAACGCGTTATGACTTCATTTGATAAAATTTATGAAAAAGAAGCGAATGAAATATTGAGATAG